In a single window of the Anabas testudineus chromosome 19, fAnaTes1.2, whole genome shotgun sequence genome:
- the tha1 gene encoding threonine aldolase 1 produces MSLTAPCRALFKLLNHGVVALDKSLQARNAAVAVLGQSFARSYYETGTPRFSRPGGAAHVRLVDLRSDTVTKPGPAMRQAMSEAEVGDDVMGEDPTINDLQKIAADMFGMEAALFVPSGTMSNLIAVMAHCRERGDEMIVGDLCHIHIYEQGSSAHLAGVHSTTVTTLPDGTFDLKQLESKIRHDFPDAHYPRSRLICVENTHNIKGGRVLPLTFLQEVRALADKHGLAVHMDGARVMNAAVALGVPPSTILQHAHTASVCLSKGLGAPVGSILAGPKEFISQAVRCRKALGGGMRQAGILAAAGQLSLLNMVKRLEEDHHNAKTFAQALLECKPNLFSVEMAAVETNILRFSLRDPSLNPSEFCARMGQVCEGEEAALGQGIQVLMCSYFGNSIRAVWHLGISAEDTQLAIEKMKFVASQYLKEKHRPQ; encoded by the exons ATGTCTTTGACGGCTCCATGCAGGgctttgtttaaattattaaatcacGGTGTTGTCGCTTTAGACAAATCACTTCAGGCACGAAATGCAGCAGTCGCGGTGCTGGGACAGAGCTTCGCGAGGAGCTACTATGAAACCGGGACACCCAGGTTTTCCAGGCCGGGCGGGGCAGCTCATGTCCGCCTGGTGGACCTCCGCAGCGACACGGTGACCAAGCCCGGACCGGCGATGCGCCAGGCCATGTCGGAGGCCGAGGTCGGAGATGATGTGATGGGAGAAGACCCGACAATAAATG ATTTACAGAAGATTGCCGCTGATATGTTTGGGATGGAGGCTGCATTGTTCGTCCCCAGTGGAACCATGAGTAACCTTATTGCAG TGATGGCGCACTGCAGGGAGCGTGGTGATGAAATGATTGTGGGCGATCTGTGCCATATACACATTTATGAGCAAGGAAGCAGTGCACAT CTGGCTGGTGTCCACTCCACCACAGTGACCACCCTTCCCGATGGAACATTTGACTTGAAGCAGCTGGAGTCAAAGATCCGCCATGACTTCCCTGACGCCCACTACCCTCGCTCACGCCTCATATGTGTagagaacacacacaatataaaagGAGGACGTGTCCTGCCTCTGACCTTCCtgcaggag GTGCGCGCTTTAGCCGACAAACATGGTCTGGCAGTTCACATGGATGGAGCCAGGGTGATGAACGCTGCTGTAGCCTTGGGGGTACCTCCATCCACTATACTgcagcacgcacacacagctagtgtgtgtctgtccaaG GGCTTGGGTGCCCCTGTGGGCTCCATTCTGGCTGGACCCAAAGAGTTCATATCCCAGGCAGTACGGTGCCGTAAAGCCCTAGGTGGGGGGATGCGGCAAGCTGGTATACTAGCAGCAGCTGGACAATTGTCTTTACTAAATATGGTCAAGAGGCTGGAAGAGGATCACCACAATGCAAAAACCTTTGCTCAAG CTCTGCTCGAGTGCAAACCTAATCTGTTTTCTGTGGAGATGGCTGCTGTGGAGACAAACATCCTGCGGTTCAGTCTGCGGGACCCCAGTTTGAATCCCTCTGAATTCTGTGCCCGCATGGGTCAGGTTTGTGAGGGAGAAGAAGCTGCTCTGGGACAGGGTATACAAGTTCTCATGTGCTCTTATTTTGGAAATTCAATACGAGCTGTGTGGCATCTAGGGATATCCGCTGAAGATACCCAGCTGGCCATCGAAAAAATGAAATTTGTGGCTTCACAGTAtttgaaggaaaaacacaggcCACAATGA